One Cydia pomonella isolate Wapato2018A chromosome 14, ilCydPomo1, whole genome shotgun sequence DNA segment encodes these proteins:
- the LOC133524981 gene encoding AF4/FMR2 family member 3 isoform X4: MLGLLTTDFGYQNRLTLLQQLIECGDVLLGPEFVYGIDNRISHSRSVTPPCDGLNKDLGLSESDDEVAASALHHTTSSTALELEPILSPIVSGGSPSSASESSDSESESSSAESSGPPPRETREPRETREPRETREPAAVSARLSSAAESQPVQRPSWSLSNFAPPTAPLPEPYDTGKELRHALADIKGKPSPISDLSDSEASSPSPGQRRRRSSKLTVSSDDDSPRPTNTPSPRVAAAAAVKRGRPPKPRAESRERPAKKKRGRPPKLRPASPPPSPREPDSEPEPAPAPAAAPAPAPAPHPVLQDTKTHIFRKVFTPKKGDECGGKGGKGGKGKGGKGKGQVTIIEVAAESGADDDERRHRERSAERRNEEALARVSPPQEPETLTRKREAERVANERIQERVSLERPERDRPERTNDRISDRLPIPSAPSDRIPDRTSTDRLSSERADRLHDRYSSERLLTPSRHSRERISSERSDKMEKTSLDRLSGDRMDRLSGDKMDRLSGDKMDRLSGDKMDRLSGDKMDRLSVEKMDRLSGDKLDRLSGEKLGMERLDRMPDRFVRAEADVGSGLKGRGSERLEEASSIVPRRARLPVRVPLERLRAETVRSLLAAPPRRAAKRPATPPPHQAGEVAATNHERTAGQTPIYYSYFERLPADVLSDEERDHKYYLDQAKQLKCEAEREQKALPRVMLYLESVLCFVLTGRVLELELDTKRAFTIYRETIEYIKSIHSMPQRFRASPHSTFNKLDILSLRVQALLYLRMFKMYNREVKEYYRIVQDYQQKVNDPACAESVSPLSPTPSPGGSVGSVGSVASAASASSGYCSMAHSVPAQAHNALLQLTKYYTFLYVAHDLWEQADNLCRLRANQDLFIAVDRKCGPLTLFSTFRHLVQYVRYAISLIKNAARE; this comes from the exons ATGCTTGGATTGCTCACGACGGATTTCGGTTATCAAAACCGATTGACGCTGCTGCAACAGCTGATCGAGTGTGGTGATGTGTTGTTGGGACCCGAATTCGTCTACG gTATAGACAACCGGATATCACACTCAAGAAGTGTAACGCCACC ATGTGACGGGTTGAACAAGGACCTTGGGTTATCGGAGAGCGATGACGAGGTCGCAGCCAGCGCCTTACACCATACCACCAGCAGTACTGCGCTAGAACTAGAACC CATCCTATCACCAATCGTCTCCGGCGGAAGCCCGTCCTCGGCCAGTGAGTCCTCCGACTCCGAATCCGAGTCGTCCTCGGCCGAGTCCAGCGGCCCTCCGCCTCGAGAGACCAGAGAACCTAGAGAGACCAGAGAGCCTAGAGAAACTAGAGAGCCTGCAGCGGTGTCGGCGCGTCTAAGTTCCGCGGCGGAGTCGCAACCGGTGCAGCGGCCGTCGTGGTCGCTGTCCAACTTCGCGCCGCCGACCGCGCCGCTGCCCGAGCCCTATGATACAGGGAAAGAGTTGAGGCATGCGCTCGCGGATATCAAGGGGAAGCCG AGTCCTATCTCGGACCTATCCGACTCGGAGGCGTCGTCGCCATCGCCGGGTCAGAGGCGGAGACGGTCGTCAAAACTGACCGTGTCCAGCGACGATGACTCGCCAAGGCCTACAAATACG CCTTCCCCCCGCGTCGCGGCCGCCGCGGCGGTGAAGCGCGGGCGGCCGCCCAAGCCGCGGGCCGAGTCGCGCGAGCGGCCCGCCAAGAAGAAGCGCGGCCGCCCGCCCAAGCTGCGCCCCGCCTCGCCGCCGCCCAGCCCGCGCGAGCCCGACTCCGAGCCcgagcccgcgcccgcgcccgccgccgcgcccgctcccgctcccgctccGCACCCCGTGCTGCAGGATACGAAGACGCATATCTTTCGCAAG GTTTTCACTCCCAAGAAGGGTGACGAATGTGGCGGGAAAGGTGGCAAAGGTGGTAAAGGAAAAGGCGGCAAGGGTAAAGGCCAGGTCACTATAATAGAAGTGGCGGCCGAATCCGGAGCTGATGACGATGAGAGGAGGCACCGAGAGCGCTCGGCGGAGAGGCGGAACGAGGAGGCCCTCGCCAGGGTCTCACCTCCTCAGGAGCCCGAGACTTTGACCAGGAAACGAGAGGCCGAAAGGGTCGCCAATGAACGGATACAAGAAAGAGTGTCCCTCGAGCGGCCCGAAAGGGACCGCCCTGAGCGGACGAACGACCGAATATCAGATCGCCTCCCCATACCCTCCGCACCTTCCGACAGAATACCGGATCGGACGTCCACCGACCGGTTATCCTCTGAGCGAGCCGACCGTTTACACGACCGGTACAGCTCTGAGCGCCTATTAACCCCCAGCCGGCATTCGAGAGAACGGATATCATCAGAGCGGTCGGATAAGATGGAGAAAACATCCCTCGACCGTCTCTCGGGGGATAGGATGGATCGTCTGTCCGGGGACAAGATGGATCGCCTATCGGGAGACAAAATGGATCGCCTATCGGGGGACAAAATGGATCGCCTATCGGGAGACAAAATGGATCGCCTATCGGTGGAGAAAATGGATCGCCTGTCGGGGGATAAGCTGGACAGGTTGTCGGGCGAGAAGTTGGGCATGGAGAGGCTCGACCGGATGCCGGACAGATTCGTTCGCGCCGAGGCTGACGTCGGGTCCGGGTTGAAAGGCCGAGGCTCGGAGAGACTAGAAGAGGCTTCTTCAATAG TGCCGCGACGCGCGCGCCTGCCGGTGCGAGTGCCGCTCGAACGGCTGCGCGCGGAGACGGTGCGCAGCCTGctggccgcgccgccgcgccgcgccgccaaGCGGCccgccacgccgccgccgcaccaG GCGGGAGAGGTTGCCGCGACCAACCACGAGCGGACGGCAGGCCAGACGCCCATCTACTACTCGTACTTCGAGCGTCTGCCCGCGGACGTGCTCTCTGACGAGGAACGCGACCACAA ATATTACCTAGACCAAGCGAAACAGCTGAAATGTGAAGCGGAACGCGAACAGAAAGCGTTACCCCGCGTCATGTTGTATCTCGAGTCAGTACTGTGCTTCGTTTTAACCGGCCGAGTGCTCGAGTTAGAACTTGACACTAAACGCGCCTTCACCATATACCGGGAGACTATAGAGTACATCAAGAGCATACACTCCATGCCTCAGCGGTTCAGGGCGTCGCCGCATTCGACGTTCAACAAGCTTGATATATTGAG cttaCGTGTGCAAGCTTTGCTGTACTTGCGCATGTTCAAAATGTACAACCGGGAGGTGAAAGAGTATTACAGGATAGTGCAAGACTACCAGCAAAAGGTAAATGAT CCGGCGTGCGCGGAGTCGGTGTCGCCGCTGTCGCCGACGCCGTCGCCGGGCGGCTCGGTGGGCTCGGTGGGCTCGGTGGCCTCCGCGGCCTCGGCCTCGTCCGGCTACTGCAGCATGGCGCACTCCGTGCCCGCGCAGGCGCACAACGCGCTGCTGCAGCTCACCAAGTACTACACGTTCCTGTACGTGGCGCACGACCTGTGGGAGCAGGCCGACAACCTGTGCCGGCTGCGCGCTAATCAGG ACCTATTCATAGCGGTGGACCGCAAATGCGGCCCTCTGACCCTATTCTCCACGTTCCGGCATCTCGTACAATATGTGCGCTACGCCATCTCCCTCATCAAGAACGCGGCGCGCGAGTGA